From Vigna unguiculata cultivar IT97K-499-35 chromosome 5, ASM411807v1, whole genome shotgun sequence, the proteins below share one genomic window:
- the LOC114183920 gene encoding inactive protein kinase SELMODRAFT_444075-like isoform X2 yields MSREQQKRGKQEICSDGAEKVIVAVKASKEIPKTALVWSLTHVVQPGDCITLLVVVPSQSSGRRLWGFPRFAGDCASGHKKSSSGSSSSEQKCDITDSCSQMILQLHDVYDPNKINVKIKIVSGSPCGAVAAEAKKAQANWVVLDKQLRHEEKQCMEELQCNIVVMKRSQPKVLRLNLVGTKKKDLEELCSLPSEQDPMLGKQTKNKNDSLNSLKGPVVTPSSSPELGTPFTATEAGTSSVSSSDQGTSPFFISEINIESKKEETIKENPELDDSISDTDSESLSTSSASLRFQPWITDLLLHQRSSQPKEERTERSYNRNQLSTTRALLEKFSRLDREAEIEISTYKTDLDFSGNVREAIALSRNTPPGPPPLCSICQHKAPVFGKPPRWFTYAELELATGGFSQANFLAEGGFGSVHRGVLPDGQVVAVKQHKLASSQGDLEFCSEVEVLSCAQHRNVVMLIGFCIEDKRRLLVYEYICNGSLDSHLYGRQRKPLEWSARQKVAVGAARGLRYLHEECRVGCIIHRDMRPNNILITHDFEPLVGDFGLARWQPDGDTGVETRVIGTFGYLAPEYAQSGQITEKADVYSFGVVLVELVTGRKAVDLNRPKGQQCLTEWARPLLEEYAIEELIDPRLGSHYSEHEVYCMLHAASLCIRRDPYSRPRMSQVLRILDGDTVMDPNYVSTPSYDVGNRSG; encoded by the exons ATGAGTCGAGAACAGCAGAAGCGAGGGAAGCAAGAAATATGTTCTGATGGAGCTGAAAAGGTCATTGTTGCCGTTAAGGCATCAAAGGAAATTCCAAAGACTGCTCTTGTTTGGTCCCTGACTCATGTTGTGCAACCTGGCGATTGCATTACATTGCTAGTGGTTGTACCTTCACAGAGTTCGG GCAGAAGATTATGGGGTTTTCCAAGATTTGCTGGTGATTGTGCCAGTGGTCATAAGAAATCTTCTTCAGGATCATCAAGTTCGGAACAGAAGTGTGATATCACTGACTCTTGCTCTCAAATGATCCTTCAGCTACATGATGTCTATGATCCTAACAAG ATAAATGTGAAGATTAAAATTGTTTCTGGATCACCATGTGGAGCAGTGGCTGCGGAAGCCAAGAAAGCCCAAGCCAATTGGGTCGTTTTAGACAA ACAGCTCAGGCATGAAGAAAAACAATGTATGGAAGAGCTGCAATGCAACATTGTGGTTATGAAGCGTTCACAGCCTAAGGTACTCCGCTTGAATTTGGTTGGAACAAAAAAGAAGGATCTTGAAGAATTATGTTCACTACCTTCTGAACAAGATCCGATGCTTGGAAAACAAACTAAGAACAAGAATGATTCTTTAAATTCCTTAAAAGGTCCAGTTGTCACTCCATCTAGCAGCCCTGAGCTAGGGACACCGTTCACTGCAACTGAAGCTGGTACTTCATCGGTTTCAAGCTCTGATCAAGGAACTTCACCATTTTTCATCTCTGAGATAAACATTGAGTCAAAAAAAGAGGaaactataaaagaaaatccAGAACTTGATGATTCTATATCAGACACAGACAGTGAAAGCTTATCCACTTCTTCAGCAAGCTTGAGATTCCAGCCATGGATCACCGATTTACTTCTGCATCAACGATCTTCTCAACCTAAGGAAGAAAGAACAGAGAGATCTTATAATAGGAATCAATTGTCTACTACTAGAGCTTTGCTAGAAAAGTTCTCCAGACTTGATAGAGAAGCTGAAATTGAAATCTCAACCTATAAGACTGACTTGGATTTCAGTGGGAATGTACGAGAAGCAATAGCGCTATCTAGAAATACTCCGCCTGGTCCACCTCCCTTGTGTTCAATTTGTCAACATAAGGCTCCTGTTTTTGGAAAACCTCCAAGATGGTTCACCTATGCTGAATTGGAGCTTGCCACTGGTGGATTTTCACAAGCCAATTTCTTGGCAGAAGGAGGATTTGGATCTGTTCACAGAGGTGTTCTACCAGATGGACAAGTTGTTGCTGTGAAGCAACATAAATTGGCCAGTTCTCAGGGTGATCTTGAATTCTGCTCGGAGGTAGAAGTCCTGAGCTGTGCTCAGCACCGAAACGTTGTTATGTTGATTGGTTTCTGTATAGAGGATAAGAGAAGGCTATTGGTTTATGAGTACATATGCAATGGATCATTGGATTCTCATTTATATG GGAGACAACGAAAACCATTAGAATGGTCTGCCCGGCAAAAAGTTGCTGTTGGAGCTGCCCGAGGGTTGCGATATCTTCATGAAGAGTGCAGAGTGGGTTGCATTATCCACCGTGACATGCGGCCCAACAACATTCTTATCACTCATGATTTTGAACCTCTG GTTGGTGATTTTGGACTAGCGAGGTGGCAACCCGATGGTGACACAGGAGTGGAAACTAGAGTAATTGGAACATTTGG GTATTTGGCTCCTGAATATGCTCAAAGCGGCCAAATTACTGAAAAGGCTGATGTTTATTCATTTGGTGTGGTGTTAGTGGAACTTGTTACAGGGCGAAAGGCTGTGGATCTCAATAGGCCAAAGGGACAGCAGTGTCTTACTGAGTGG GCACGACCACTATTAGAAGAATATGCCATTGAGGAACTGATTGATCCAAGGTTGGGAAGTCACTATTCGGAACATGAGGTCTATTGCATGCTGCATGCTGCCTCATTGTGCATAAGGAGAGATCCTTATTCTAGACCTCGCATGTCACAG GTTCTGCGAATACTGGATGGTGACACGGTTATGGACCCAAATTATGTTTCAACTCCCAGTTATGATGTGGGAAACCGGAGTGGTTGA
- the LOC114183043 gene encoding inorganic pyrophosphatase 2-like has product MAGIVVVFDFDSTIIECDSDNWVLDEFGLTEKFYELLPNTLWNPLMDKMMYELHSQGKTIEDIVQVLNRTPIHPRIVLAIEAAHSFGCELKIVSDANTFFIETILKHHGVWNCFSEITANPSYVNEEGRLIICPYHDYVKSSHGCNLCPPNMCKGLVMERIQKSVDAASEKKYIYVGDGNGDFCPSLKLKDKDFLMPRRNFPLFDLVSKNSNHIKPEVHAWRNGEELYDVMLHIMNKAIGEGKNSVSSCTSTRSIDCKLGSISIDVHNNPLPSALPVPP; this is encoded by the exons atggCTGGGATTGTGGTGGTTTTCGACTTCGACTCAACAATCATCGAGTGTGATAGTGATAATTGGGTTCTTGATGAGTTTGGTCTAACTGAAAAGTTCTATGAGCTTCTTCCTAACACGCTTTGGAACCCTCTCATG GATAAAATGATGTATGAACTTCATTCACAAGGAAaaaccattgaagacattgtaCAAGTTTTAAACAGGACTCCAATTCATCCCCGCATTGTCCTAGCCATAGAAGCAGCACATTCCTTTGG GTGTGAGTTGAAGATTGTGAGCGATGCAAATACTTTCTTTATTGAAACAATTCTGAAGCATCATGGGGTTTGGAATTGCTTCTCTGAGATCACTGCAAACCCTAGCTATGTTAATGAAGAAGGGAGACTCATAATTTGCCCCTACCATGATTATGTCAAATCTTCTCATGGATGTAATCTCTGTCCACCAAACATGTGCAAG GGATTGGTGATGGAAAGGATCCAAAAATCTGTCGATGCTGCATCAGAGAAGAAGTACATTTATGTTGGAGATGGAAATGGAGACTTCTGCCCTAGTTTGAAGCTGAAAGATAAGGACTTTTTGATGCCCAGAAGGAATTTTCCATTGTTTGATTTAGTGTCCAAAAACTCTAATCACATAAAACCAGAGGTGCATGCATGGAGAAATGGGGAAGAACTTTATGATGTTATGCTTCATATTATGAACAAAGCAATTGGTGAAGGAAAGAACAGTGTTAGTAGTTGTACTTCAACAAGATCAATTGATTGCAAGTTAGGGTCAATTTCAATTGATGTTCATAATAACCCTTTACCTTCAGCACTTCCAGTTCCTCCATAA
- the LOC114183920 gene encoding inactive protein kinase SELMODRAFT_444075-like isoform X1, whose protein sequence is MSREQQKRGKQEICSDGAEKVIVAVKASKEIPKTALVWSLTHVVQPGDCITLLVVVPSQSSGRRLWGFPRFAGDCASGHKKSSSGSSSSEQKCDITDSCSQMILQLHDVYDPNKINVKIKIVSGSPCGAVAAEAKKAQANWVVLDKQLRHEEKQCMEELQCNIVVMKRSQPKVLRLNLVGTKKKDLEELCSLPSEQDPMLGKQTKNKNDSLNSLKGPVVTPSSSPELGTPFTATEAGTSSVSSSDQGTSPFFISEINIESKKEETIKENPELDDSISDTDSESLSTSSASLRFQPWITDLLLHQRSSQPKEERTERSYNRNQLSTTRALLEKFSRLDREAEIEISTYKTDLDFSGNVREAIALSRNTPPGPPPLCSICQHKAPVFGKPPRWFTYAELELATGGFSQANFLAEGGFGSVHRGVLPDGQVVAVKQHKLASSQGDLEFCSEVEVLSCAQHRNVVMLIGFCIEDKRRLLVYEYICNGSLDSHLYAGRQRKPLEWSARQKVAVGAARGLRYLHEECRVGCIIHRDMRPNNILITHDFEPLVGDFGLARWQPDGDTGVETRVIGTFGYLAPEYAQSGQITEKADVYSFGVVLVELVTGRKAVDLNRPKGQQCLTEWARPLLEEYAIEELIDPRLGSHYSEHEVYCMLHAASLCIRRDPYSRPRMSQVLRILDGDTVMDPNYVSTPSYDVGNRSG, encoded by the exons ATGAGTCGAGAACAGCAGAAGCGAGGGAAGCAAGAAATATGTTCTGATGGAGCTGAAAAGGTCATTGTTGCCGTTAAGGCATCAAAGGAAATTCCAAAGACTGCTCTTGTTTGGTCCCTGACTCATGTTGTGCAACCTGGCGATTGCATTACATTGCTAGTGGTTGTACCTTCACAGAGTTCGG GCAGAAGATTATGGGGTTTTCCAAGATTTGCTGGTGATTGTGCCAGTGGTCATAAGAAATCTTCTTCAGGATCATCAAGTTCGGAACAGAAGTGTGATATCACTGACTCTTGCTCTCAAATGATCCTTCAGCTACATGATGTCTATGATCCTAACAAG ATAAATGTGAAGATTAAAATTGTTTCTGGATCACCATGTGGAGCAGTGGCTGCGGAAGCCAAGAAAGCCCAAGCCAATTGGGTCGTTTTAGACAA ACAGCTCAGGCATGAAGAAAAACAATGTATGGAAGAGCTGCAATGCAACATTGTGGTTATGAAGCGTTCACAGCCTAAGGTACTCCGCTTGAATTTGGTTGGAACAAAAAAGAAGGATCTTGAAGAATTATGTTCACTACCTTCTGAACAAGATCCGATGCTTGGAAAACAAACTAAGAACAAGAATGATTCTTTAAATTCCTTAAAAGGTCCAGTTGTCACTCCATCTAGCAGCCCTGAGCTAGGGACACCGTTCACTGCAACTGAAGCTGGTACTTCATCGGTTTCAAGCTCTGATCAAGGAACTTCACCATTTTTCATCTCTGAGATAAACATTGAGTCAAAAAAAGAGGaaactataaaagaaaatccAGAACTTGATGATTCTATATCAGACACAGACAGTGAAAGCTTATCCACTTCTTCAGCAAGCTTGAGATTCCAGCCATGGATCACCGATTTACTTCTGCATCAACGATCTTCTCAACCTAAGGAAGAAAGAACAGAGAGATCTTATAATAGGAATCAATTGTCTACTACTAGAGCTTTGCTAGAAAAGTTCTCCAGACTTGATAGAGAAGCTGAAATTGAAATCTCAACCTATAAGACTGACTTGGATTTCAGTGGGAATGTACGAGAAGCAATAGCGCTATCTAGAAATACTCCGCCTGGTCCACCTCCCTTGTGTTCAATTTGTCAACATAAGGCTCCTGTTTTTGGAAAACCTCCAAGATGGTTCACCTATGCTGAATTGGAGCTTGCCACTGGTGGATTTTCACAAGCCAATTTCTTGGCAGAAGGAGGATTTGGATCTGTTCACAGAGGTGTTCTACCAGATGGACAAGTTGTTGCTGTGAAGCAACATAAATTGGCCAGTTCTCAGGGTGATCTTGAATTCTGCTCGGAGGTAGAAGTCCTGAGCTGTGCTCAGCACCGAAACGTTGTTATGTTGATTGGTTTCTGTATAGAGGATAAGAGAAGGCTATTGGTTTATGAGTACATATGCAATGGATCATTGGATTCTCATTTATATG CAGGGAGACAACGAAAACCATTAGAATGGTCTGCCCGGCAAAAAGTTGCTGTTGGAGCTGCCCGAGGGTTGCGATATCTTCATGAAGAGTGCAGAGTGGGTTGCATTATCCACCGTGACATGCGGCCCAACAACATTCTTATCACTCATGATTTTGAACCTCTG GTTGGTGATTTTGGACTAGCGAGGTGGCAACCCGATGGTGACACAGGAGTGGAAACTAGAGTAATTGGAACATTTGG GTATTTGGCTCCTGAATATGCTCAAAGCGGCCAAATTACTGAAAAGGCTGATGTTTATTCATTTGGTGTGGTGTTAGTGGAACTTGTTACAGGGCGAAAGGCTGTGGATCTCAATAGGCCAAAGGGACAGCAGTGTCTTACTGAGTGG GCACGACCACTATTAGAAGAATATGCCATTGAGGAACTGATTGATCCAAGGTTGGGAAGTCACTATTCGGAACATGAGGTCTATTGCATGCTGCATGCTGCCTCATTGTGCATAAGGAGAGATCCTTATTCTAGACCTCGCATGTCACAG GTTCTGCGAATACTGGATGGTGACACGGTTATGGACCCAAATTATGTTTCAACTCCCAGTTATGATGTGGGAAACCGGAGTGGTTGA